One genomic segment of Deinococcus radiopugnans ATCC 19172 includes these proteins:
- the tig gene encoding trigger factor: MAELISRQGNKVEFKVSVPASEVNRAYDQVWAGLARDVRVPGFRPGKAPRKVIEGRVGKGYVEQEVRDRLLQSHYSKAAQELKLSLVDANIDPQPVVSGQAFEFTVTGETYPEVKLADWSGLSLSAESPEITDDVMERTLGDLQERNATFEEADRAIEASDQVTVEEQGEDGGTYPIYLDVAEEHVRDALLGKNKGDTVEITVPAHQHGDHEHPEHSVTVVIKDVKVKKTQALDDDFAKSLNFDSLERLRTDLKAELERRAAQEGETARREEFVAHLTDNMEAEIPAALLDRRRDAMLEEIKDDLGRQGVKWGEYESFMQEQGKLDEFMADLSKNAESRVKRDLALEKLAEDLKVQVSDAEFNQTMNALAQANGMNPQELSKQLGPDGINTYYASLLREKGLQQAMAQLSKPAQTEQEGQQEQETAAPEAAQGEEETPLEAEQPQTEQDGNEGEGEQKSE, from the coding sequence GTGGCAGAACTGATCAGCAGACAGGGCAACAAGGTGGAGTTCAAGGTTTCCGTTCCCGCCTCCGAAGTGAACCGCGCCTACGACCAGGTGTGGGCCGGACTGGCGCGCGACGTGCGCGTCCCCGGCTTCCGCCCCGGCAAGGCCCCCCGCAAGGTCATCGAGGGCCGCGTGGGCAAGGGCTACGTGGAACAGGAAGTGCGCGACCGCCTGCTTCAGTCGCACTACAGCAAGGCCGCCCAGGAGCTGAAGCTGAGCCTGGTGGACGCCAACATCGACCCCCAGCCGGTGGTCAGCGGTCAGGCCTTCGAGTTCACGGTTACGGGCGAGACCTACCCCGAGGTCAAACTGGCCGACTGGAGCGGCCTGAGCCTGAGCGCCGAGTCGCCCGAGATCACCGACGACGTGATGGAACGCACCCTGGGTGACCTGCAGGAGCGCAACGCCACCTTCGAGGAAGCCGACCGCGCCATCGAGGCCAGCGATCAGGTGACCGTGGAGGAACAGGGCGAGGACGGCGGCACCTACCCCATCTACCTGGACGTCGCCGAGGAGCACGTGCGCGACGCGCTGCTGGGCAAGAACAAGGGCGACACCGTGGAAATTACCGTGCCCGCGCATCAGCACGGCGACCACGAGCACCCCGAGCACAGCGTCACGGTGGTCATCAAGGACGTGAAGGTCAAGAAGACCCAGGCGCTGGACGACGACTTCGCCAAGAGCCTGAACTTCGACAGCCTGGAGCGCCTGCGCACGGACCTGAAGGCCGAGCTGGAGCGCCGCGCCGCGCAGGAGGGCGAAACCGCCCGCCGCGAGGAGTTCGTGGCCCACCTGACCGACAACATGGAAGCCGAGATTCCCGCCGCGCTGCTGGACCGCCGCCGCGACGCCATGCTGGAGGAAATCAAGGACGACCTGGGCCGCCAGGGCGTCAAGTGGGGCGAGTACGAGAGCTTCATGCAGGAGCAGGGCAAGCTCGACGAGTTCATGGCCGACCTGTCCAAGAACGCCGAGAGCCGCGTCAAGCGTGATCTGGCGCTGGAAAAACTGGCCGAGGACCTGAAGGTGCAGGTCAGCGACGCCGAGTTCAACCAGACCATGAACGCCCTGGCCCAGGCCAACGGCATGAATCCCCAGGAACTGAGCAAGCAGTTGGGGCCGGACGGCATCAACACCTACTACGCCAGCCTGCTGCGCGAAAAGGGCCTCCAGCAGGCCATGGCCCAGCTGAGCAAGCCCGCGCAGACCGAGCAGGAAGGGCAGCAGGAGCAGGAGACGGCGGCTCCGGAAG
- a CDS encoding replication-associated recombination protein A, with amino-acid sequence MTLFDPPAPLAERLRPRTVAEVVGQTHLLGPNKPLSRVLASGRLGSLILWGPPGVGKTTLARLLAGEVGAHFIPLSAVSAGVKDVREATAEAERLRGRGQKTILFLDEIHRFNKAQQDALLPHVESGLLTLIGATTENPSFEVNPALRSRARTLVLEALSQAEVRGLLERALSDPRGLPNVEAQPEALDLLARLADGDARRALSTLEVASTLAHPITPEAVTEAFGRHLPQMDKNGEDFYNLISALHKSVRGSHVDGALYWLARMLEGGADGLYVARRIVRMAAEDIGLADPQALRLCIAARDTAEFLGSPEGDLALAQAVVYLALAPKSNSVYTAWKRALDTVRDGETLPVPLHLRNAPTALMRQQGYGRGYAYYFDDPEGSFAQDYLPEGVQLGLYQPTGEGWEARVEARWRKLQQAHGEDAGAGGAGDIDTPAGDA; translated from the coding sequence ATGACCCTGTTTGACCCCCCCGCCCCGCTGGCCGAACGCCTGCGCCCGCGCACCGTCGCCGAGGTGGTGGGCCAGACGCACCTGCTGGGGCCGAACAAGCCGCTGTCGCGCGTGCTGGCGTCGGGCCGCCTGGGGTCGCTGATCCTGTGGGGGCCGCCGGGCGTGGGCAAGACGACGCTGGCACGGCTGCTGGCCGGCGAGGTGGGCGCGCATTTCATCCCGCTGTCCGCCGTGTCTGCCGGGGTCAAGGACGTGCGCGAGGCCACCGCCGAGGCCGAACGCCTGCGGGGACGCGGCCAGAAAACCATCCTGTTCCTGGACGAGATTCACCGCTTCAACAAGGCCCAGCAGGACGCGCTGCTGCCACATGTGGAATCCGGGCTGCTCACGCTGATCGGGGCCACCACCGAGAACCCCAGCTTCGAGGTCAATCCGGCCCTGCGCTCGCGGGCGCGGACGCTGGTGCTGGAGGCCCTGAGTCAGGCCGAGGTGCGCGGGCTGCTGGAGCGCGCCCTGAGTGACCCGCGCGGGTTGCCGAACGTGGAGGCGCAGCCGGAGGCGCTGGACTTGCTGGCGCGGCTGGCCGACGGCGACGCCCGCCGCGCCCTGAGCACGCTGGAAGTCGCCAGCACCCTCGCCCATCCCATCACGCCCGAAGCCGTCACCGAGGCGTTTGGCCGCCACCTGCCGCAGATGGACAAGAACGGCGAGGATTTCTACAACCTGATCTCCGCGCTGCACAAGTCTGTGCGCGGCAGCCACGTGGACGGCGCGCTGTACTGGCTGGCCCGCATGCTCGAAGGCGGCGCGGACGGACTGTACGTGGCCCGCCGGATCGTCCGCATGGCCGCCGAGGACATCGGGCTGGCCGATCCGCAGGCGCTGCGCCTGTGCATTGCCGCCCGCGACACCGCCGAGTTCCTGGGCAGCCCGGAGGGCGATCTGGCGCTGGCGCAGGCGGTGGTGTATCTGGCGCTGGCCCCCAAAAGCAACAGCGTCTATACCGCCTGGAAACGGGCGCTGGACACGGTGCGGGACGGCGAGACGCTGCCCGTACCGCTGCACCTGCGCAACGCGCCCACCGCCCTGATGCGCCAGCAGGGCTACGGCCGGGGCTACGCGTACTACTTCGACGATCCTGAAGGCTCCTTCGCGCAGGACTACCTGCCCGAAGGGGTGCAGCTGGGGCTGTACCAGCCCACCGGCGAGGGCTGGGAAGCGCGGGTGGAGGCGCGCTGGCGCAAGCTGCAGCAGGCACACGGCGAGGACGCAGGCGCCGGGGGCGCGGGGGACATTGACACCCCGGCTGGGGACGCTTAG
- a CDS encoding DUF885 domain-containing protein: MDIAERYIRLAHAIDVHSEGFVDGYGGPREWADRTRRNPDELQLEASELLADVQQVSDATRREFLRVQVSAMHTMTRIVGGETIPYEQEVRALYDIDPPRAEMGELDTALDALEMAVPGGGPLSERIETLRQKVIVPREDLLRVAGPILAELRRRTQERFGLPEGEDFSISLVADKPWGGYNWPLGDLKSRIDINTDLPVPLTGLPDLLAHEGYPGHHTEHATKEALLVREKGWLEHSVQLMNAPECAVSEGIATNALDAVMDGSEVREWLGGELAALAGLDGADVRAFLDVVEAQKGLKGTSGAAALMLHAEGRPEAEVLAFLRRYALATPERARQTLRFIGQPQFRAYIFTYAVGSDLVQDWMKRHGPDGFGRLLREPLTPGQLAAG; encoded by the coding sequence ATGGACATCGCAGAGCGCTACATCCGCCTGGCCCACGCCATCGACGTGCATTCGGAAGGGTTCGTGGACGGCTACGGCGGCCCACGGGAATGGGCCGACCGCACCCGGCGCAACCCGGATGAGTTGCAGCTGGAAGCAAGCGAACTGCTGGCCGATGTGCAACAGGTTTCCGACGCCACCCGCCGCGAGTTTCTGCGGGTGCAGGTGTCGGCCATGCACACCATGACCCGCATCGTGGGCGGCGAGACCATCCCCTACGAGCAGGAGGTGCGCGCCCTGTACGACATCGATCCGCCCCGCGCCGAGATGGGCGAGTTGGACACTGCGCTGGACGCGCTGGAAATGGCGGTGCCGGGAGGCGGTCCACTCTCTGAACGCATCGAGACGTTGCGGCAGAAAGTCATTGTGCCCCGAGAAGACCTGCTGCGCGTGGCCGGGCCGATTCTGGCCGAACTGCGGCGGCGCACGCAGGAGCGCTTCGGCCTGCCCGAGGGCGAGGATTTCAGCATCTCGCTGGTGGCCGACAAGCCGTGGGGCGGCTACAACTGGCCGCTGGGCGATCTGAAAAGCCGAATTGACATCAACACCGATCTGCCGGTGCCGCTGACCGGCCTGCCCGACCTGCTGGCGCACGAGGGCTACCCCGGCCACCACACCGAACACGCCACGAAAGAGGCGCTGCTGGTGCGCGAGAAGGGCTGGCTGGAACACAGCGTGCAGCTGATGAACGCCCCCGAATGCGCCGTCAGCGAGGGGATTGCCACCAACGCGCTGGACGCCGTGATGGACGGGTCAGAGGTGCGCGAATGGCTGGGCGGCGAGCTGGCCGCGCTGGCCGGGCTGGACGGGGCGGACGTGCGCGCCTTTCTGGACGTGGTGGAAGCACAGAAGGGTCTGAAGGGCACCAGCGGTGCGGCGGCCCTGATGCTGCACGCCGAGGGGCGCCCCGAAGCCGAGGTGCTGGCCTTCCTGCGCCGCTACGCGCTGGCCACCCCGGAGCGCGCCCGCCAGACCCTGCGCTTTATCGGGCAGCCGCAGTTCCGGGCGTACATTTTTACCTACGCTGTCGGCAGCGATCTGGTGCAGGACTGGATGAAGAGGCACGGCCCAGATGGTTTTGGCCGCCTGCTGCGCGAGCCGCTGACGCCGGGGCAGCTGGCCGCTGGCTGA